A genomic region of Vitis vinifera cultivar Pinot Noir 40024 chromosome 7, ASM3070453v1 contains the following coding sequences:
- the ABP1 gene encoding auxin-binding protein 1 precursor (The RefSeq protein has 2 substitutions compared to this genomic sequence): MVGISIIFLILSILLSATAEASQCSAIGLPLVRKINELPQDNYGREGLSHITVAGSLMHGMKEVEVWLQTFSPGSHTPIHRHSCEEVFVVLKGSGTLYLASSSHEKHPGKPQEYPIVSNSIFHIPVNDVHQVWNTNENEDLQMLVIISRPPVKVFIYEDWHMPHTASKLKFPYYWDEQCLQTPPKDEL; encoded by the exons ATGGTCGggatttctattattttctttatacttTCCATCTTGTTATCTGCTACCGCTGAAGCTTCTCAATGCTCAGCCATTG GACTCCCTCTGGTAAGGAAGATTAATGAGCTTCCACAGGATAATTATGGACGGGAAGGTTTGTCCCACATCACTGTTGCAGGTTCACTCATGCATGGGATGAAAGAG GTTGAGGTGTGGCTTCAAACATTTTCCCCAGGATCACACACGCCAATCCATAGGCATTCATGTGAAGAAGTTTTTGTTGTCCTAAAGGGGAGCGGCACACTCTATCTTGCCTCAAGTTCACATGAGAAGCATCCAGGAAAACCCCAAGAGTATCCCATCGTTTCAAATAGCACATTTCATATCCCTGTTAATGATGTTCACCAG GTCTGgaatacaaatgaaaatgaagatttgCAGATGCTAGTCATAATATCTCGCCCGCCAGTGAAAGT ATTCATATACGAGGATTGGCACATGCCTCACACTGCATCAAAATTGAAGTTTCCATATTATTGGGATGAGCAATGCCTTCAAACACCCCCAAAAGATGAGCTTTAG
- the LOC100244305 gene encoding exosome complex component RRP4 homolog, with product MRGFQLSLNQTQKLRLQRALEQLESLSSKSNSNASVAVADTIPVNYEDGVLKGHGTLDLDGEVVATLCGVVERVNKLVYIRTLRARYKPETGDIIVGRVTEIAPKRWRLDINFSQDAVLMLSSMNLPDGIQRRRTAVDELNMRSIFEENDIVCAEVRGFQHDGSLHLQARSQKYGKLERGQVLTISPYLVKRRKQHLHYLEEFGVDLILGCNGFIWVGEHVEAKGILIEDQTDKAEQLNTKSSSSTFMSLEEQERTYTSLETRQNICRIANAVRVLANLGFSVTVEVIKETVNLSSSLNLDIHEMLGSEFYVLVAEGEATRKSMFTKKKG from the exons ATGAGAGGGTTTCAGCTTTCTCTGAACCAAACTCAGAAGCTGAGGCTACAGAGAGCGCTGGAACAGCTTGAGTCTTTGTCTTCTAAATCCAATTCCAATGCCTCCGTCGCCGTCGCCGACACCATCCCCGTCAACTACGAAGACGGCGTTCTCAA GGGACACGGCACCTTAGACCTCGATGGTGAAGTGGTTGCGACACTGTGTGGAGTGGTTGAACGTGTGAATAAGCTGGTCTATATCCGGACTTTGCGGGCAAG ATACAAGCCAGAGACTGGAGATATCATAGTGGGACGTGTTACAGAG ATTGCTCCTAAGCGTTGGAGATTGGATATAAATTTTAGCCAAGATGCAGTTTTGATGCTTTCTTCCATGAACTTGCCTGATGGTATCCAG AGGCGACGAACTGCAGTCGATGAACTTAACATGCGCAGCATTTTTGAAGAGAACGACATTGTGTGT GCTGAAGTTCGCGGTTTCCAGCATGATGGCAGCTTACATCTTCAAGCAAGGAGTCAGAAGTATGGAAAG CTTGAGAGGGGTCAAGTTCTCACAATCTCTCCTTACCTAGTGAAAAGACGAAAACAGCATCTTCATTATCTGGAAGAGTTTGGAGTTGATTTGATACTCGGCTGTAATGGATTCATCTGGGTTGGGGAACACGTTGAAGCCAAAGGTATACTGATAGAGGATCAAACAGACAAAGCTGAACAACTGAACACCAAGTCCAGTAGTAGTACCTTCATGAGTCTTGAAGAACAAGAACGAACTTACACCTCCCTGGAAACAAGGCAGAACATATGCAGAATTGCAAATGCTGTTCGGGTCTTGGCTAATTTAGGCTTCAGTGTTACTGTTGAAGTGATCAAGGAGACGGTCAACCTGAGCAGCTCTCTGAATCTTGATATACATGAGATGCTTGGATCAGAGTTCTATGTTCTAGTTGCAGAAGGTGAGGCTACACGGAAAAGCATGTTTACCAAAAAGAAGGGATGA
- the ABP1 gene encoding auxin-binding protein 1 isoform X1 → MVGISIIFFILSILLSATAEASQCSAIGLPLVRKINELPQDNYGREGLSHITVAGSLMHGMKEVEVWLQTFSPGSHTPIHRHSCEEVFVVLKGSGTLYLASSSHEKHPGKPQEYPIVSNSTFHIPVNDVHQVWNTNENEDLQMLVIISRPPVKVFIYEDWHMPHTASKLKFPYYWDEQCLQTPPKDEL, encoded by the exons ATGGTCGggatttctattattttctttatacttTCCATCTTGTTATCTGCTACCGCTGAAGCTTCTCAATGCTCAGCCATTG GACTCCCTCTGGTAAGGAAGATTAATGAGCTTCCACAGGATAATTATGGACGGGAAGGTTTGTCCCACATCACTGTTGCAGGTTCACTCATGCATGGGATGAAAGAG GTTGAGGTGTGGCTTCAAACATTTTCCCCAGGATCACACACGCCAATCCATAGGCATTCATGTGAAGAAGTTTTTGTTGTCCTAAAGGGGAGCGGCACACTCTATCTTGCCTCAAGTTCACATGAGAAGCATCCAGGAAAACCCCAAGAGTATCCCATCGTTTCAAATAGCACATTTCATATCCCTGTTAATGATGTTCACCAG GTCTGgaatacaaatgaaaatgaagatttgCAGATGCTAGTCATAATATCTCGCCCGCCAGTGAAAGT ATTCATATACGAGGATTGGCACATGCCTCACACTGCATCAAAATTGAAGTTTCCATATTATTGGGATGAGCAATGCCTTCAAACACCCCCAAAAGATGAGCTTTAG